A section of the Molothrus aeneus isolate 106 chromosome Z unlocalized genomic scaffold, BPBGC_Maene_1.0 scaffold_33, whole genome shotgun sequence genome encodes:
- the LOC136569503 gene encoding large ribosomal subunit protein mL50-like isoform X2: MAALRVLRVVARQRPGLGPAGLRALWGGRRKEEREVEADGAVPEKEERSEPSLMHPLPRCQSYIPPEDLQSCLESHVREVFGPSVPEDWQQAPLQDKRLKHRLLARLAAELGHAVPNSQLHCMRRARDVLGFYRTPVRDGSKIDELAAAELPPNLKIIWQQ, translated from the exons ATGGCGGCGCTGCGGGTGCTGCGGGTGGTGGCACGACAGAGGCCGGGGCTCGGCCCCGCGGGGCTCAGGGCGCTGTGGGGCGGCCGCAG gaaggaggaaagagaagtgGAAGCAGACGGAGCAGTTCctgagaaggaggagaggagcgAGCCCAGCCTGATGCACCCCCTGCCCCGCTGCCAGAGCTACATCCCGCCCGaggacctgcagagctgcctcgaGTCCCACGTCAGGGAGGTCTTCGGGCCCTCTGTTCCCGAGGACTGGCAGCAGGCTCCGCTGCAGGATAAGCGGCTGAAGCACCGCCTGCTGGCCCGGCTGGCGGCGGAGCTGGGACACGCCGTCCCCAACTCGCAGCTGCACTGCATGCGCCGTGCCAGGGACGTGCTGGGCTTCTACCGCACCCCTGTGAGGGACGGCAGCAAGATCGATGAACTCGCGGCCGCAGAGCTGCCCCCGAACCTGAAAATCATCTGGCAGCAGTGA
- the LOC136569503 gene encoding large ribosomal subunit protein mL50-like isoform X1, producing MAALRVLRVVARQRPGLGPAGLRALWGGRSRKEEREVEADGAVPEKEERSEPSLMHPLPRCQSYIPPEDLQSCLESHVREVFGPSVPEDWQQAPLQDKRLKHRLLARLAAELGHAVPNSQLHCMRRARDVLGFYRTPVRDGSKIDELAAAELPPNLKIIWQQ from the exons ATGGCGGCGCTGCGGGTGCTGCGGGTGGTGGCACGACAGAGGCCGGGGCTCGGCCCCGCGGGGCTCAGGGCGCTGTGGGGCGGCCGCAG caggaaggaggaaagagaagtgGAAGCAGACGGAGCAGTTCctgagaaggaggagaggagcgAGCCCAGCCTGATGCACCCCCTGCCCCGCTGCCAGAGCTACATCCCGCCCGaggacctgcagagctgcctcgaGTCCCACGTCAGGGAGGTCTTCGGGCCCTCTGTTCCCGAGGACTGGCAGCAGGCTCCGCTGCAGGATAAGCGGCTGAAGCACCGCCTGCTGGCCCGGCTGGCGGCGGAGCTGGGACACGCCGTCCCCAACTCGCAGCTGCACTGCATGCGCCGTGCCAGGGACGTGCTGGGCTTCTACCGCACCCCTGTGAGGGACGGCAGCAAGATCGATGAACTCGCGGCCGCAGAGCTGCCCCCGAACCTGAAAATCATCTGGCAGCAGTGA
- the RIOK2 gene encoding serine/threonine-protein kinase RIO2 produces the protein MGKLNVVMLRYLSREHFRVLTAVEMGMKNHEIVPASLIASIASLKHGGCNKILRELAKHKLLAYERTKTVQGYRLTNAGYDYLALKTLSSRQVISSVGNQMGVGKESDIYIVANEEEQQFALKLHRLGRTSFRNLKNKRDYHKHRHKMSWLYLSRIAAMKEFAYMKALHDREFPVPKPIDYNRHAVVMELVDGYPLCQVRQIEDPAAVYSELMDLIVKLANHGLIHGDFNEFNLILDNNDHATLIDFPQMMSTSHANAEWYFNRDVNCIKEFFKKRFNYESELFPTFKDIRRECSLDKEIAASGYAKEMQEDGELLYPTGSDEDDNTEVLELPEDAEKDLNFFSRNEQNSEDFTCEAGDFSESRASDSAASSSEEEADTAKSRENTQRLNMAELSSALEEDEGPAVPWKSSEDAESSAVTSFKGKRLTENAAELEDQAGQGGCREAKENEEECPELVNSALNEEFSHYSNEECIVPIAGPRTRTKSITSVRSVGSCSTIPPELVKQKIKRQLTKQQKSALKQRLQKGEANIYTKQRRENMHNIKSSLDAANFWG, from the exons ATGGGGAAGCTGAACGTAGTAATGCTGCGGTACCTGTCCCGGGAGCACTTCAGGGTGCTGACCGCG GTGGAAATGGGCATGAAGAACCATGAAATAGTTCCTGCTAGCTTAATTGCTTCCATTGCCAGCCTTAAACACGGTGGCTGTAATAAAATTTTGAGAGAGCTGGCGAAGCACAAACTTCTGGCTTACGAACGAACTAAAA CTGTCCAGGGTTATCGGTTAACTAATGCAGGATATGATTACCTGGCTCTGAAAACTCTCTCTTCCCGACAAGTCATCAGTTCTGTGGGGAACCAGATGGGTGTTGGCAAAGAATCAG ATATTTATATTGTTGCCAATGAAGAGGAGCAACAGTTTGCACTGAAATTGCACCGTCTGGGGAGAACCTCCTTTCGCAACCTGAAAAACAAACGTGACTACcacaagcacaggcacaaaATGTCCTGGCTGTACTTGTCCCGGATAGCAGCAATGAAGGAGTTTGCCTACATGAAG GCTTTGCACGACAGAGAATTTCCTGTTCCAAAGCCCATAGACTACAACAGGCATGCAGTTGTTATGGAACTTGTTGATGGATATCCTTT GTGCCAGGTGCGCCAAATTGAAGATCCAGCTGCTGTCTACAGTGAATTAATGGACCTGATTGTAAAACTTGCCAATCATGGTCTGATCCATGGGGATTTCAATGAGTTTAATCTCATCTTGGATAATAACGACCATGCCACTTTGATTGATTTCCCTCAGATGATGTCAACATCACATGCAAATGCTGAATG GTATTTTAACAGAGATGTTAACTGTATTAAGGAGTTCTTCAAGAAACGCTTCAACTATGAGAGTGAGCTCTTCCCAACCTTCAAAGACATCAG gagaGAATGTTCTCTTGATAAAGAGATTGCTGCCAGTGGCTATGCAAAGGAGATGCAGGAAGATGGTGAACTGCTTTACCCTACAGGTTCTGATGAGGATGACAATACAGAGGTGTTAGAACTTCCAGAGGATGCTGAGAAAGACCTCAACTTCTTCAGCAGAAATGAACAGAACAGTGAAGACTTCACATGTGAAGCGGGTGATTTCTCTGAAAGCAGAGCCTCTGACAGCGCTGCAagcagcagtgaggaggaggCTGATACAGCTAAAAGCAGGGAAAATACACAAAGACTAAATATGGCAGAGTTGAGTTCAGCCTTGGAAGAAGATGAAGGGCCAGCTGTGCCTTGGAAGTCCAGTGAAGATGCAGAGAGTTCTGCAGTTACTTCTTTTAAGGGCAAAAGACTAactgaaaatgctgctgaacTGGAAGATCAGGCAGGTCAAGGAGGGTGCCGTGAGGCTAAGGAGAATGAAGAGGAGTGCCCTGAGCTGGTCAATTCAGCTTTAAATGAGGAATTCAGTCATTACAG TAATGAAGAGTGTATTGTTCCCATTGCTGGGCCCAGGACAAGGACTAAGAGCATCACATCAGTCAGAAGTGTTGGGAGCTGTTCAACCATTCCTCca GAGCTGGTGAAACAGAAGATAAAGCGTCAGCTGACCAAGCAGCAGAAATCTGCTCTGAAGCAACGGCTGCAAAAAGGGGAGGCAAATATTTACACCAAGCAACGTCGAGAAAATATGCACAACATTAAGTCAAGCTTGGATGCAGCCAATTTCTGGGGATAA